The stretch of DNA ACGCGCTTGCGCATCGTCTCGGAAAACATCGCAAACGCCCGTTCGACCGGCGATACGCCCGGCGCCGATCCCTATCGCCGCAAGACGATCACGTTTGGCGAGGAGGTCGATCGCGCCGGCGGCGTGACGACAGTGGGCGTCAAGAAGCTCGGCGTCGACGAATCCGATTTCACGACGGAATACGATCCGAGCAATCCGGGCGCCGACGAGCGCGGCGTCGTCAAGCTGCCGAACGTCAACATGCTGGTCGAAATGGCGGACATGCGCGAAGCCAACCGTTCCTATGACGCCAACCTGCAGACCATCAAGCAGACCCGCGACCTGATCTCCTCCACGATCGATCTCCTGAAGAGCCAATAATGATCAACACCGTACAGAACGTTAGCTCTCTTTCCGTAACGCGCGGCCTCGGCAGCGTTGCGACCGAGAATTCCTCCACGGCCCCTTCCGCCGCCGAAAGCGCCAAGAACGACCAGAGCTTTGCGGCCGTTCTCGGAAACATGGCAACGCAGGCCGTAGATACCATGAAGGGCGCCGAAAGCATGTCCTTCGCCGGCATCAAGGGCACGGCGACGACCCGCGAAGTGGTCGACTCCATGCTGCAGGCCGAGCAGACCCTGCAAACCGCAATCGCAATCCGTGACAAGGTCGTGTCGGCCTTTCTCGAAGTCACCAAGATGCAGATGTAACTGGATTTAAGGACGAACCGATGAGAGCGCTCGCCATTGCGGCTACGGGCATGGATGCCCAGCAGACTAACCTCGAAGTGATCGCGAACAACATCGCGAACATCAATACGACAGGCTTCAAGCGTGCACGCGCCGAGTTCACCGACCTTCTCTACCAGACCGAACGCGCCAAGGGCGTCGCAAACCGCGCCAATCAGGCGATCGTTCCGGAAGGCGCCAATATCGGCCTCGGCGTGCAGACATCTGCGATCCGCAACCTGCACATTCAGGGCGAGCTCAGCCAGACCGGCAACGATCTCGACGTGGCGCTGATCGGCAAGGGTTTCTTCCAGATCGAGGCCCCGGACGGCACAACGCTCTACACACGCGCCGGCGCTTTTAACAAGAACGACCAGGGCCAGCTCGTCACCGTCGATGGTTATGAAGTCGTCCCGGGCATCACGATCCCGACCGGCTCGACGGAACTGACGATCAGCCGGTCCGGTGAAGTCACCGCAAAGCTCCCGGGCCAGACGGATCCGACGACGCTCGGCCAGCTGACGCTTGCAAGTTTCGTCAACGAAGCCGGCCTTCAGCCGCTTGGTGACAACCTTTTCCAGCAGACGCCGGCCTCCGGCGACCCGGTCGTCGGTACGCCGGACGAAGAGGGCTTTGCGTACATGAAGCAGGGCTACCTGGAATCTTCGAACGTCGATCCGGTGAAGGAAATCACCGAGCTGATATCGGCCCAGCGCGCCTATGAAATGAACTCCAAGGTCATCACCACGGCCGACGAAATGGCCTCCATCGTCAGCAAGAACCTGAAATAAAGAGGAAAGGGCCGAACATGATGTTTCGCCGGGCGAGAAATATCGTCGCTTTGACGGCATTAGCCTCGGTTGCGATCGCAGGCATCTTCATGCCCGGCGCCGCGAGCGCCGGCATGGGCTATGCGGTCGTGCCGACGGCCATCATCTATCCCGGAGAAACGATCGGCGGCGGCCAGCTTCAGGAGGTCGAAGTCACCAATCCGAACCTTGCGAGCGGCTATGCGAAATCCATCGACGAAGTTCGCGGCATGATCTCGAAGCGCACGCTGCTGCCGGGACGGACGATCCCTGTTTCGGCGCTGCGCGAGCCTTACACCGTCACCCGCGGATCGCAGATTCGCCTGATCTTTCGTATCGGCGCGATGACGATCTCGGCGGCAGGCTCGCCGCTCGAGGACGGCTCTACCGGCCAGGTCGTTCGTGCCCGCAACATGGATTCAGGCGTCATCGTCAGCGGCACCGTGCTTGCCGACGGCACCATACACGTGGCGGCAAAATGAAGATTGTCTCTCGCTTTTTTCTCGCACTCGCGGCCCTTTCCATGTGCATGGCGCATGTGACGCCGGCATTTGCGCTGACCTCGCGCATCAAGGACATCGCCTCGCTGCAGGCCGGGCGCGATAATCAGCTCATCGGCTACGGTCTCGTCGTCGGTCTTCAGGGCACGGGCGACGGCTTCCGCGCTTCACCGTTCACCGAACAGTCGATGCGCGCCATGCTGCAGAACCTCGGCATTTCGACGCAGGGCGGCGAATCCAATGCGAAGAATACGGCGGCTGTCATGGTCACGGCGAACCTTCCGCCTTTTGCGAGCCCCGGCAGCCGCATCGACGTCAGCGTCAGTTCGCTGGGCGACGCGACCTCGCTGCGTGGCGGCACGCTTGTCATGACGTCGCTGTCGGGCGCCGACGGTCAGATTTATGCCGTCGCGCAAGGCTCCGTCGTTGTCTCCGGCTTCCAGGCGCAAGGCCAGGCTGCAACGCTGACCGAGGGCGTCACGACGGCCGGCCGCGTTCCGGGCGGCGCAATTATCGAGCGCGAGCTTCCCTCGCACTTCAAGGATTCCGTCAATCTGGTGCTGCAGCTTCGCAACCCGGATTTCTCGACGGCCGTGCGCATTGCCGATGTGGTGAACGGCTATGCCGCTGCCCGCTTCGGCGGTCCGGTCGCGGAGGCGAGGGACGCGCAGGAAGTTGTCGTCCAGAAGCCGCGTGTCGCGGACCTGACGCGATTAATGGCCGATATCGAAAATCTGGTCGTCGAGACCGATACGCCGGCGAAGGTCGTGGTCAACGAGCGCACCGGCACGATCGTCATCGGGGCGGACGTTCGCGTCTCGCCGGTT from Rhizobium sp. 007 encodes:
- the flgC gene encoding flagellar basal body rod protein FlgC, translated to MDPLSAAMKIAGSGLEAQSTRLRIVSENIANARSTGDTPGADPYRRKTITFGEEVDRAGGVTTVGVKKLGVDESDFTTEYDPSNPGADERGVVKLPNVNMLVEMADMREANRSYDANLQTIKQTRDLISSTIDLLKSQ
- a CDS encoding flagellar basal body P-ring protein FlgI, which translates into the protein MKIVSRFFLALAALSMCMAHVTPAFALTSRIKDIASLQAGRDNQLIGYGLVVGLQGTGDGFRASPFTEQSMRAMLQNLGISTQGGESNAKNTAAVMVTANLPPFASPGSRIDVSVSSLGDATSLRGGTLVMTSLSGADGQIYAVAQGSVVVSGFQAQGQAATLTEGVTTAGRVPGGAIIERELPSHFKDSVNLVLQLRNPDFSTAVRIADVVNGYAAARFGGPVAEARDAQEVVVQKPRVADLTRLMADIENLVVETDTPAKVVVNERTGTIVIGADVRVSPVAVSYGTLTVQVTELPQIIQPEPFSRGVTAVQPQTDIAAQQNGGRVAILDGPDLRTLVAGLNNIGVKPDGIIAILQGIKSAGALQAELVLQ
- a CDS encoding flagellar hook-basal body complex protein FliE, with protein sequence MINTVQNVSSLSVTRGLGSVATENSSTAPSAAESAKNDQSFAAVLGNMATQAVDTMKGAESMSFAGIKGTATTREVVDSMLQAEQTLQTAIAIRDKVVSAFLEVTKMQM
- the flgA gene encoding flagellar basal body P-ring formation chaperone FlgA; translated protein: MMFRRARNIVALTALASVAIAGIFMPGAASAGMGYAVVPTAIIYPGETIGGGQLQEVEVTNPNLASGYAKSIDEVRGMISKRTLLPGRTIPVSALREPYTVTRGSQIRLIFRIGAMTISAAGSPLEDGSTGQVVRARNMDSGVIVSGTVLADGTIHVAAK
- the flgG gene encoding flagellar basal-body rod protein FlgG — protein: MRALAIAATGMDAQQTNLEVIANNIANINTTGFKRARAEFTDLLYQTERAKGVANRANQAIVPEGANIGLGVQTSAIRNLHIQGELSQTGNDLDVALIGKGFFQIEAPDGTTLYTRAGAFNKNDQGQLVTVDGYEVVPGITIPTGSTELTISRSGEVTAKLPGQTDPTTLGQLTLASFVNEAGLQPLGDNLFQQTPASGDPVVGTPDEEGFAYMKQGYLESSNVDPVKEITELISAQRAYEMNSKVITTADEMASIVSKNLK